A stretch of DNA from Kazachstania africana CBS 2517 chromosome 3, complete genome:
TTATCGtcatttttgtaatttttatCTTGTCcaaaattccaaaatttgtATGAGTTGTAACAATCTGCATGAGAAGTTTTATTGGATGAGAGTAAGATAGTCATTGCGTCTGAAACTTTTGATTCGATCCATTCAAATAATTGCACAACAAAGTTTGTCGATGGATAATCCTTCGTCAATTCAGTAGAAATTAACATTTGTTCAGTTATTCTACCAAATAAGAAATCCTGTAGgatttttctatttattGTAAAATTTAGGAAATTAGTCAAATGATCCAGACTGGATGCTTTTGGATTATCGATTTTATTGatcaaattaatgaaactATTTTGCTCTTCGACGACGTTTATAAATTGTAAAAGCAATTCTCTCGTCAATGCTAAATTGAATGCagtcaaaatcatcaatgaaaatggtaagagcttgtaaataatatacagTGGAGTATGCGGTAAAATTAGATAGATCATACAATGTAGTGACCAgtatttcaataataattccACCATCGTAGCTTTTTGTGGTTGTAAATGTAAAACTTTAGTTGTTTTCCCCATTCTAGAAGAATCTTTATGTGATAGATGTAAAGTTTCGATTGTTATTTGTAATGGCACCAATACTGAGACTATGAACCATATTggtttaaaaaaaaaggtgAACATGGTTGGTATTTCGATAGCAGTTGTAAAGTAGGTTAACTTCTAAGTTTAATATAGATCTTCTGTCTAACTATGAAAAGAGGTTTACTTACCCCATGTACAATTATTACTATCACTATTAgtgtatttttttcaggaaatttgatctttttgTTCTGTATCTTAGACTaagcttttcttttttaggGATGCTCATACCACCTCAAGAAGCATTACTGAGTGATTACAAGAGGGCTTACTGAATAAAATGAACATTGAGAAGCGCTGAAAGCTCGCTTGTTGGCATACCAAGAGGGATCGTGACGTGTATTGTAAGAGGGCtaaatgaatattataCTGGATTTGAAGTATTTGTTTAGTAATTTGATAGTTGCATTGTCATTGGAAGCTTTAATGTGGAGGTTCCCTTGTACGAACAggagaaaataaaaaaaagagtacTCGTGTATTCTGAATGAGCGTAAACGAAACAAAAcataaattatcaattcGTTCAAGTAAACAATGTGTCTAAACACTGTTTTTTAAGATATGTAATTATAATCTTGAACAAGGGGAGGATCTCATACTTTACAATCATAATATCATCGCTATTCTTCGGTCGAATGTTATTTTGCAATTGCAATGtatgaataaaattatatatggCTACACCGTCAAAACTCAAGgtataaaacaaaatagGTCATGTGACAATATAAAGTCAGTGATATCTTTTTTAAGAGTATTTACTCTTCTCTTATGCTTGCCAAGATCAGTAGAGACTGCGCCTACATAAAACTGATAACACTATGATACTTGATGAGTTTTTGCGTCAAAGAGATCAAATTCAGTTTTTGCCAAGAAAGCGCAGTACGTCAATGACTTGAGAGTGGCCGCCCCCCCCCCCCTACGAATAATATTTAGTCACTgttaaattttcaaagtgtacgtaagaagaagagttgGACTATGCCATTAAAGGGTCGGGTGCCCGATTGGTGTGACagttttccttttttaaCACTGGTCTTCTAACTTCCACGGAATATCACATCCGCGATagttatatttttttgtttttttttttttgtcatGCGATAGCAGATTTCCATCTTCCAAATTCCGGTATTCCGTCCCGTGGGATAGTAGTCACGTTTGATGATATCATATTCTTGCAGCTGCACACGTGCGCACCAAACAAGCCATACAAAACCTGAACTTGTCCTGGCTTTACTACCTTACCGCCTCCTTCTTAGTGCGACAACTAATCTCCCCTCGAATTGAGACACAATCCCAGAAGGAAGGGAAGGTGAAATCGAAGAATATTACTAAGCTGAAAAAGCTTGCCGTCCGAACTGATACAGGAAACGTCAGATTGTGATGGAAAACGAGAGAAAGTCATCCCTCCGTGGAAGCAGCACatgaggaaaaaaaaaaaacaggCCCTTTCCCGGAATGAAACACACAAAGCCAAAATATCCTATTTTTACTTCCACGCTTATGATCCTTATTCCACggaagaatttttttcgatCCGTTAAGTTCTTGCGAGGTTTTCTTCGCCAGAGCATATACAGCAGCGGGGCTCACAGTTTCCTCGGAAGAATCTTCTTCCCTTTAGGTTTGTTTGttttgcttttttctttcatttatttctttttcttctcgCTTAGAGAGATTTGCAAGAAAAGTATCGAAAGTTGTACCTTCGACCGATTTCATAGTCCATTACTTACTATGCGTATGGTTCAACGCACTAAACTTCTTCGAAATCAAACGTTGTTATTCTTCCGTGGAAACCTTTTCagctgaaaaagaaaaagaaaaagaatcGAAGGTTATGATTAATGGGTAGTACTAACTATCATAACACTCGCTCCTTGTATAAATACCAAATCAATTGCATTGTTTCCCAAAACTTGAATCAGCTTGCAAATCCtcttttcttattatcGTTTCTTGATCTTTCGTATATTTAAATAGGTATTACAAGAAAGACTTTATCAACTGAATTATTCCTTTCAATTCTCGATGTCGgagaagaaagatattattgattCTGGTGCAATGAGTCAAGTAGATGAAAGTTCATCATTAAACTTACAAAGTTATGATGGTTTTGATCAAAATGCTCAAGATAAAATTAGACAATTAGCAAGAAGTTTGACTAACCAAAGTTCTACTACTCATAACAACGATGCCGCATCTTTATTCTCAAACGTTAAAGGTGTCAACCCGGTTTTCACTGATCCTTCAAATCCAGAATACGATGAAAGATTAGATCCAGAAAGTGAGAATTTTTCCAGTACCGCTTGGGTTAAAAATATGGCAAATTTAACTGCTGCTGATCCAGATTACTATAAGCCTTACTCTTTAGGTTGTGTTTGGAAAGATTTGACTGCTTCAGGTGACTCTTCAGATGTCGTCTACCAATCTACCGTCTTCAATATGccaacaaaattattgaaaacagCTTTCAGAAAAGCTAGACCAGCTAAAGAATCAGAcacttttcaaattttaaaaccAATGGAAGGTTGTATCAACCCAGGTGAATTATTAGTCGTCCTTGGTAGACCAGGTTCTGGTTGTACTACCCTATTGAAATCCATTTCTTCCAACACTCACGGTTTCAACGTCGGTAAGGATTCAACAATCTCATACAATGGTCTTACTCCAAAGGCTATAAATAGACATTACCGTGGTGAAGTAGTGTACAATGCCGAGTCCGATGTACATTTACCACATCTTACAGTTTTCGAAACATTGTATACTGTCGCAAGATTAAAGACTCCAAGTAATCGTGTTCAAGGTGTTGACAGAGACACTTACGCTAAACATCTAACTGACGTTACAATGGCTACTTACGGTTTGTCTCACACAAGAAACACAAAAGTTGGTAACGATCTTGTTAGAGGTGTTTCTGGTGGTGAAAGAAAGCGTGTTTCCATTGCTGAGGTCACTATCTGTGGTTCTAAGTTCCAATGTTGGGATAATGCAACAAGAGGTTTAGATTCTGCAACTGCTTTAGAATTTATCAGAGCTTTAAAAACCCAGGCTACTTTAACTAACACCGCTGCTACTATCGCTATTTACCAATGTTCTCAAGATGCTTACGATTTATTCGATAAAGTTTGTGTATTATACGGTGGCTACCAAATCTTTTATGGATCTGCACAAAAGgcaaagaaatattttgaaactatGGGTTACCAATGTCCAGAAAGACAAACTACTGCAGATTTCTTAACTTCTGTTACAAGTCCTGCTGAAAGAGTTATAAATCCTGATTTCATTGGAAGAGGCATTCAAGTTCCACAAACTCCAGAAGATATGAATAACTATTGGAGGAATTCCCCTGAATATAAAGAGTTAATAAACGAAATTGACACCCATTTAGCTAACAACCAAGACGAATCTCGTAACAGCATCAAAGAAGCTCATATCGCTAAACAATCAAACAGAGCTAGACCAGGCTCTCCTTACACAGTTAATTACGGTATGCAAGTCAAATATCTACTCACAAGAAACGTTTGGAGAATTAAAAACAATTCTAGTGTCCAACTATTTATGATCTTTGGTAACTGTGGTATGGCCTTCATTTTGGGTTCCATGTTCTACAAAGTTATGAAACATGATTCAACATCTACATTCTATTATCGTGGTGCAGCTATGTTCTTCGccattcttttcaatgcCTTCTCCTGCcttttagaaattttctcCTTATACGAAGCAAGGCCAATTACTGAAAAACACAGAAGTTATTCCTTATACCACCCAAGTGCTGATGCATTTGCCTCCATTTTCTCTGAAATTCCAACTAAAATTATCATCGCCATTGGTTTCAACATCATTTACTATTTCTTAGTTAACTTCGAAAGAAACGGTGgtgtcttcttcttttattgGTTAATTAACATCGTCGCTGTTTTTGCCATGTCTCATTTATTCAGAACTGTGGGTTCTTTGACTAAGACTTTATCCGAGGCTATGATACCTGCTTCTATGTTATTACTAGCTATGTCCATGTTTACTGGTTTCGCTATCCCCAAGACGAAGATGCTGGGCTGGTCCAAGTGGATTTGGTATATCAACCCAATTgcttatttatttgaatcgTTAATGATCAATGAATTCCATGGTCGTAGATTCGAATGTGCAGCATTTATTCCAAGTGGTCCAGCTTATAGCAATATTACGGCTACTGAAAGAGTTTGTGCTGTCAGTGGTTCTGTTGCCGGCCAAAGTTACGTTTTAGGTGATGATTACATTAGGGTTAGCTACGACTATCTCCATAAACATAAGTGGAGAGGTTTCGGTATTGGTATGGCCTATGccatcttctttcttttcgCTTACCTAGTTGTGTGTGAATACAACGAAGGTGCCAAGCAAAAGGGTGAAATGCTAGTTTTCCCACAAAGTGTTCTAAGAAAgttaagaaaagaaggtcaattgaaaaaggactctgaagatattgaaaacgGCAGCAACTCATCTACTACTGAAAAACAACTATTAGAAGATTCTGACGAAGGTTCTTCCAATGGCGATAGTACTGGTTTGGTTAAGTCTGAGGCTATTTTCCACTGGAGAAACTTATGTTATGATGTCCAAATTAAAGACGAAACAAGACGTATTTTGAACAATGTCGATGGTTGGGTCAAACCAGGTACATTAACTGCTTTAATGGGTTCTTCTGGTGCTGGTAAGACTACTTTATTGGATTGCTTGGCTGAGAGAGTTACTATGGGTGTTATCACCGGTGATGTTTTGGTTGATGGTCGTCCTCGTGATGAGTCATTCCCAAGATCTATTGGTTATTGTCAACAACAAGATTTACATTTGAAGACATCGACTGTGAGAGAATCTCTAAGATTCTCAGCATACTTACGTCAACCAGCAGAAGTttctgttgaagaaaaggatgCTTACGTTGAGGAAGTCATCAAGATTttagaaatggaaaagtACGCTGACGCTGTTGTTGGTGTTGCTGGTGAAGGTTTGAATGTTgaacaaagaaagagattgaCTATTGGTGTTGAACTTGCTGCCAAGCCTAAATTATTAGTTTTCTTAGATGAACCTACGTCCGGTTTAGATTCCCAAACTGCATGGTCTATTTGTCAATTAATGAGAAAGTTAGCCAGTCATGGTCAAGCCATCCTGTGTACCATCCATCAACCATCTGCTATTTTGATGCAAGAATTTGATcgtttattatttttacaGAAGGGTGGTAAAACTGTTTATTTTGGTGAATTAGGTGAAGGCTGTCAGGTTATGATTGATTATTTCGAGCGTAACGGTTCTCATAAATGTCCCCCAGATGCTAACCCAGCTGAATGGATGTTAGAAGTTGTTGGTGCTGCTCCAGGTTCTCATGCTAATCAGGACTATCATGAGGTCTGGAGAAACTCAGAAGAATTTAGAATTGTCcatgaagaattagatcTTATGGAAAGAGAGTTACCCGCAAAATCTGCTGGTGTCGATACTGATCATCAAGAGTTTGCCACTGGTTTATTTTACCAAACCAAATTAGTCAGTGTTCGTTTATTCCAACAATATTGGAGATCTCCAGAGTATCTATGGGCAAAGTTTGTTTTaactattttcaatgagTTGTTTATTGGTTTCACCTTCTTCAAAGCAGGTACTTCATTACAAGGTttacaaaatcaaatgTTAGCTGCATTCATGTTCACAGTCATTTTCAATCCATTATTACAACAATATCTTCCATCATTTGTCCAACAAAGAGACTTATACGAAGCCAGGGAACGTCCTTCTAGAACTTTCTCCTGGAAAGCCTTCATTGTTTCCCAGATTTTAGTTGAGGCGCCATGGAACTTCTTAGCTGGTACACTAGCATACTTCATTTACTACTATCCAATTGGGTTCTACGAAAATGCCTCATATGCTGGTCAATTACATGAAAGAGGTGCGTTATTCTGGCTATTCTCAACAGCTTTCTATGTCTATGTTGGTTCCATGGGTTTCTTAACTGTTTccttcaatgaaattgcCGAAAACGCTGCTAACTTAGCAAGTTTAATGTTTACAATGGCATTATCTTTCTGTGGTGTTATGACAACTCCAAGTGCTATGCCAAGATTCTGGATCTTTATGTACAGAGTTTCACCATTAACTTACTTTGTCCAAGGTATATTAGCTGTAGGTCTTGCTAACACAAAAATCGAATGTTCTTCTAGTGAATTTTTACAGTTTGAAGCCCCATCAGGCATGACGTGTGGTAATTACATGGAAGCTTATCTCGACTATGCTGGTACAGGTTACTTAAAGGACGAAAGTGCAACGGGCACCTGTGAATTCTGTGAATACAGTTACACAAACGATTATTTAAGTTCGATAAACTCATATTATTCCCAAAGATGGAGGAACTGGGGTATTTTCATCTGTTACATTGCAATCAATTACATTGGTGGTATTGCATTCTATTATCTTGCTAGAGTCCCCAAGAAATCCAAAGTAGCTAAAAAATAAGAACTTTAATTTgcaattcaaataataatacccAATATTCTTACGGCACATTTTTTTAGTAATTAGTAATGGCATATTCTTTTtgtatataatttataaatttggtTGTATATGTCCTCTAAATTGATTCatactttttttattggaaaGTTATTCCTAAATTCTCTCAGGGCTAGTCGAaccaagaaaaatgagCACCATAATACCTTAGGCGTGTGTGATGCTAAAATAAGTAACTTTTACAAATATGTAACAAAGTTCTATTTACTTGGAAAGAGACGCAGGGCTTTACAACAAAGGTCATCTCTCACAAGAGTCTTCACAAGTCAGACGcccatttcaaaaaaaaaaagctcCGTGGAATACATTTGAAAGCGGGGCTATATATCTAAATATGGTTTATTCCGTGGGACTCGTATTCTGGTCAACGATATCCTTACGTCGAATACATCATAAACTCACTCTAAACTAAAAATAGCTCATGCAGCAAACCCCAGCCTTTAAAGTTTTGGCATGCACGGCTGTGCGGCGATGAATAGCTGGATGCAATATGTCTACCCACGCCATACGAACAGTGGAGAAACAGGAAAGGGCTCCGATGTCATCTCTCCGACGGATAACACCTCGTACAACTTTCTACAGTAGGAGGATCAGATGACTCCAAGGGAACTGTGCGCTGGGATATGAACACTATGAAAATGtaacaaatatttgatcAACCCTCTCaaagatatatatacatatacaGGTATGAGATCGATACTTATTAGTGGAAGTACCAATGGATTTTAAAGCCTATAATTCTAGAGCTGAACATAAATATTCTATTTGATTTTCGATGTCAACTCCGAAAGACATAGATGTAAATCTATCTAAGTATGATACGGTACTGTCAAACGACAGTCCATCGAATACATATAATGGCTTTGACGATGAATCAAGAAAGCTGGTACGAAATTTAGCAAAAACTTTAACCTCTAATTTCGAAAGTACAGAGTCCTCCGCACTTTCTTATAATGTTCGCGATACGAATGTCATGATTATGAACCCTTCAGAGCCAGGATATGATAAACGTCTCGATCCCAATAGCGATGAATTTTCAAGTAAATTATGGATCCAGTACTTGGCACACTTATCGTCCACTGATCCGGAGTACTATAAACCATTTTCCTTTGGCTGTACCTGGAAAAATCTCAGTGTGTCGGGCGATTCAGCGGATGTAACCTATCAGTCAactattttcaatgtaCCTTTCAAGATACTAGGTAAGGTTTACAGGAGATTCAGACCTGCTAGAGACTCTAACAGtttccaaatattgaagCCCATGGAAGGCTATTTGGATCCGGGAGAGTTGCTAGTTGTCCTTGGTAGACCTGGATCCGGCTGTACAACATTGTTGAAAACCATATCTTCCAATACACATGGCTTCAGAGTAGATAAAGATAGTGTCATATCTTACAATGGTCTCACGCCTAGAGAAATGAGAAAACACTTTCGTGGTGAAGTAGTGTACAATGCCGAGTCCGATGTACATTTACCACATCTTACAGTTTTCGAAACACTATACACCGTTGCAAGATTAAAGACTCCTACTAATCGTATTAAAGGCGTTGATAGAGATACGTACGCAAGGCATATCACAGATGTCGCAATTGCAACTTATGGTTTGTCCCATACAAAAAATACGAAGGTAGGAAACGCATTAGTTAGAGGTGTTTCCGGTGGTGAAAGGAAACGTGTTTCCATCGCTGAGGTTTCAATATGCGGTTCTAAGTTTCAATGTTGGGATAATGCGACAAGAGGTTTGGATTCTGCTAATGCTCTGGAATTTATAAGAGCTCTGGACACCGAATCATCTCTACTTAAAACTGCAGCCGTTGTCGCAATCTACCAGTGTTCTCAAACCGCTTATGATTTGTTCAATAAGGTTTGCGTATTGAATAAAGGCtatcaaatatattttgGCCCTATTGATGAAGCTAAGGGTTACTTCGAATCCATGGGTTATAAATGTCCTGATAGACAAACCACCGCAGATTTCCTAACATCCATAACAAACCCATCAGAAAGAATAGTCAACCCTGAATTCATAGAAAAAGGTATACCCGTCCCACAAACACCTGATGAGATGTATACGTACTGGAAAAGTTCAAGGGAGTATGAAGaactaatgaaaaaaattgacatCAGATTATCTGAAAACGAGGATGTCACCCGtaaaatgatgaaaagttCTCACGTTGCTAGGCAATCTAAAGGAATAAGATCAGGTTCTCCATACACAGTAAGATACGGGCTACAAGTAAGGTATTTGTTGACAAGGAATTTTTGGAGAATAAGAAACAATATTAGTGTTCCTTTAGTCATGTTTATTGGGAATTCTTCCATGGCATTCATTCTAGGATCCatgtttttcaaagctaTGCAACAAGATAATACTACAACGTTCTATTTTAGGGGTGCAGCCATGTTCTTCGCTATACTgttcaattctttttcatgCCTTCTAGAGATTTTCACACTATACGAAGCAAGACCAGTTAGTGAGAAGCATAGAGCATACTCCTTGTATCATCCCAGTGCCGATGCCTTCGCATCAATTTTCTCAGAACTACCAAATAAGATCGTGATTTCTGttgttttcaatatcatttattattttatggTTAATTTTAGAAGAACAGCTGGCGCCTTCTTTTTCTATTGGCTAATTAGTCTTGTTGGTGTCTTTGCCATGTCGCATCTGTTCCGGACTGTGGGCTCTTTAACAAAAACGCTATCTGAAGCAATGGTACCCGCGtcaattttattgttaTCAATGTCAATGTATGCAGGATTTGCTATCCCCAAGACGAAAATGCTGGGCTGGTCCAAGTGGATATGGTATATCAACCCAATTgcttatttatttgaatctCTTATGGTAAATGAATTTCATGGTCGGGAATTCCAATGTGCCAACTTTATCCCAAGTGGTCCTACCTATTCAAATGCTACTGGAGATGAGAGGAGCTGTTCTACTTTAGGTGCTATCCCTGGAAGTTCCTATGTGCTAGGTGACAATTATTTAAGGCAAAGTTACGATTATCTTTATCAACACAAATGGAGAGGCTTTGGTATTGGCTTAGCTTATGCTGTATTTTTCTTAGTCGTGTATTTAATCGTCTGtgaattcaatgaaggTGCGAAACAGAAAGGTGAAATGCTCGTATTCCCACATGGAGTATTAAAAaagctgaagaaaagaggGGTGCTatctgatgatgataaacGTGACTTTGAAAAGGGTAGTTTTGATGCTACCAACCATGATCTTATCAAAGATAGTGAAAGTACTGATGAGAGTAGTACAAATGGGGCAAGGCTACTCAAGTCGCAAGCTGTTTTTCATTGGAGAAATTTATGCTACGATATTCCCATAAAACATGGAACGAGAAGGCTATTGGATAATGTCGATGGTTGGGTCAAACCAGGCACATTAACTGCTTTAATGGGTGCTTCTGGTGCTGGTAAGACTACTTTATTGGATTGCTTGGCTGAGAGAGTTACTATGGGTGTTATCACCGGTGATGTTTTGGTTGATGGTCGTCCTCGTGATGAGTCATTCCCAAGATCTATTGGTTATTGTCAACAACAAGATTTACATTTGAAGACATCGACTGTGAGAGAATCTCTAAGATTCTCAGCATACTTACGTCAACCAGCAGAAGTttctgttgaagaaaaggatgCTTACGTTGAGGAAGTCATCAAGATTttagaaatggaaaagtACGCTGACGCTGTTGTTGGTGTTGCTGGTGAAGGTTTGAATGTTgaacaaagaaagagattgaCTATTGGTGTTGAACTTGCTGCCAAGCCTAAATTATTAGTTTTCTTAGATGAACCTACGTCCGGTTTAGATTCCCAAACTGCATGGTCTATTTGTCAATTAATGAGAAAGTTAGCCAGTCATGGTCAAGCCATCCTGTGTACCATCCATCAACCATCTGCTATTTTGATGCAAGAATTTGACCGTCTGTTATTCTTACAGGATGGCGGACAAACCACTTATTTTGGTGAGTTAGGCGACGGATGTTGTACCATGATTGATTATTTCGAGCGTAATGGTGCACACAAATGCCCGATAGGCGCGAACCCAGCTGAATGGATGTTAGAAGTTGTTGGTGCTGCTCCAGGTTCCCAGGCTACCCAAGATTACTTTAAAATTTGGAGGAATTCAGAAGAATTTAAAGCTGTCCATAAAGAATTAGATAGTCTGGAGAAAGAATCAAACTTAAGACCTGAAGGTATCACAACTGATCATGCAGAATTTGCCACATCTATTCCATATCAAATACGATTAGTTAGCGCGCGTTTGTTCCAACAATATATCAGGGCTCCTGAATATTTATGGTCCAAGTTTGGTCTAACAATTGTCGATGAACTTTTCATTGGGttcactttcttcaaagcAGGTACTTCGTTACAAGGTttacaaaatcaaatgTTAGCTGCATTCATGTTCACAGTCGTTTTCAATCCATTATTACAACAATATCTTCCATCATTTGTCCAACAAAGAGACTTATACGAAGCCAGAGAACGTCCTTCTAGAACTTTCTCCTGGAAAGCCTTCATTGTTTCCCAGATTTTAGTTGAGGCGCCATGTAACTTCTTAGCTGGTACATTAGCATACTTCATTTACTACTATCCAATTGGGTTCTACGAAAATGCTTCATTTGCTGGTCAATTACATGAAAGAGGTGCCTTATTCTGGCTATTCTCAACTGGTTTCTATGTCTTCGTTGGTTCCATGGGTTTCTTAACTGTTTCATTTAACGAAGTTGCCCAAAATGCTGCAGGTATAGCTAGCTTGATGTTTGTCATGTGTACTACATTCTGCGGTGTCCTTGCAACACCTGAGGTTATGCCTGGATTTTGGATTTTCATGTATAGGCTATCACCATTGACCTATTTTGTTCAGGGGTTCCTTGCTACTGGTTTAGCAAACGCTAAGATCCAATGTTCTGAAAAAGAGTTTATAGTTTTTTCACCTCCCAGTGGTATGAATTGTGGTCAATATATGGAGCAATATATTACCAACACAGGCACTGGCTATCTCGAAGATTCAGAATCTACTTCGACTTGTGAATTCTGTCAATTTTCTTACACTAATGACTTCTTAGCCTCTGTCAACTCATTTTATTCCCAAAGATGGAGAAACTGGGGCATCTTCATATGTTACATCGCCTTTAATTATATGGCGGGCATATTTTTATACTGGCTAGCTAGGGTGCCAAAGAAATCTAGCGGtttaaagagaaaaatacGTAAGAATGAACTTTCTTGAATGAAACAACTCAttgcattattattacaataaatatatattcgaTATATGGATAATTTGGATTCATGACATACAGCTGAGTAAAACTTATATAAGAATACTGGATTTCAATCCTTAGTTAGCCTGTTCAATACATCTACGGTATCTTGAGGAGAGGCAATCCATAAAGTTGTACCAGCTAATCTGGCTTTAAAGTCATTTGCCGACCCCATTGGAGCAAATTGGTCGCCTACATGTAATGTTTCACATGGTTGAATTGGATTTTCTGTatcataatatttttgCAAAGAATAAATCCCCAAATTCTTGCCTCCGATGTCACACCAAACATCACTACCACCATCAAAACAGCTAAATTGTATACGGCTGGATGGTGGATAACTCTCAAGTGTACTTTGCAACGTCAAAACAATTTCCTCTAATTGTTCCCGAGATAATTTTACTGGAATATTCTTCTGTAAACTTTTATCGAATCTTTTGCCAGGAACAATGCCCACCGCCCTCTTTTTCCTTATGATAGGAACTTCGGAAGGCAGattcaatcttttctttagaGTGTGCAATGTTTTCTCTGCGAAGTCTAATGTGTCCtgaatatcattttcagacCAAACTTTCATTATATCTAAGGACCAgatatctttttcaatggatttGAAACCAAAAAGTTTAGTGTCATTAATATTCTCGTCACTACTATTTATATTATCGTTTCCATCAATTCCAGCCACTGGCTCTTCCTCCACAACTTCGTCATTCAACTTGTCAACCTCATAGTAACGGAAGAGGTAATTTGATTCACCACCCATAATAGTCAAACTACATTTTTGTTCCTTCGataattctttattattgtaTAGGTAGTTAATTAAACCATGTAGTCTTCTTTCGTAAGCACTAGCTTCATCATAACCGGCGGCAGTTACGATCCCAACGT
This window harbors:
- the KAFR0C05220 gene encoding pleiotropic drug resistance family ABC transporter (similar to Saccharomyces cerevisiae PDR5 (YOR153W) and PDR15 (YDR406W); ancestral locus Anc_5.500); this encodes MSTPKDIDVNLSKYDTVLSNDSPSNTYNGFDDESRKLVRNLAKTLTSNFESTESSALSYNVRDTNVMIMNPSEPGYDKRLDPNSDEFSSKLWIQYLAHLSSTDPEYYKPFSFGCTWKNLSVSGDSADVTYQSTIFNVPFKILGKVYRRFRPARDSNSFQILKPMEGYLDPGELLVVLGRPGSGCTTLLKTISSNTHGFRVDKDSVISYNGLTPREMRKHFRGEVVYNAESDVHLPHLTVFETLYTVARLKTPTNRIKGVDRDTYARHITDVAIATYGLSHTKNTKVGNALVRGVSGGERKRVSIAEVSICGSKFQCWDNATRGLDSANALEFIRALDTESSLLKTAAVVAIYQCSQTAYDLFNKVCVLNKGYQIYFGPIDEAKGYFESMGYKCPDRQTTADFLTSITNPSERIVNPEFIEKGIPVPQTPDEMYTYWKSSREYEELMKKIDIRLSENEDVTRKMMKSSHVARQSKGIRSGSPYTVRYGLQVRYLLTRNFWRIRNNISVPLVMFIGNSSMAFILGSMFFKAMQQDNTTTFYFRGAAMFFAILFNSFSCLLEIFTLYEARPVSEKHRAYSLYHPSADAFASIFSELPNKIVISVVFNIIYYFMVNFRRTAGAFFFYWLISLVGVFAMSHLFRTVGSLTKTLSEAMVPASILLLSMSMYAGFAIPKTKMLGWSKWIWYINPIAYLFESLMVNEFHGREFQCANFIPSGPTYSNATGDERSCSTLGAIPGSSYVLGDNYLRQSYDYLYQHKWRGFGIGLAYAVFFLVVYLIVCEFNEGAKQKGEMLVFPHGVLKKLKKRGVLSDDDKRDFEKGSFDATNHDLIKDSESTDESSTNGARLLKSQAVFHWRNLCYDIPIKHGTRRLLDNVDGWVKPGTLTALMGASGAGKTTLLDCLAERVTMGVITGDVLVDGRPRDESFPRSIGYCQQQDLHLKTSTVRESLRFSAYLRQPAEVSVEEKDAYVEEVIKILEMEKYADAVVGVAGEGLNVEQRKRLTIGVELAAKPKLLVFLDEPTSGLDSQTAWSICQLMRKLASHGQAILCTIHQPSAILMQEFDRLLFLQDGGQTTYFGELGDGCCTMIDYFERNGAHKCPIGANPAEWMLEVVGAAPGSQATQDYFKIWRNSEEFKAVHKELDSLEKESNLRPEGITTDHAEFATSIPYQIRLVSARLFQQYIRAPEYLWSKFGLTIVDELFIGFTFFKAGTSLQGLQNQMLAAFMFTVVFNPLLQQYLPSFVQQRDLYEARERPSRTFSWKAFIVSQILVEAPCNFLAGTLAYFIYYYPIGFYENASFAGQLHERGALFWLFSTGFYVFVGSMGFLTVSFNEVAQNAAGIASLMFVMCTTFCGVLATPEVMPGFWIFMYRLSPLTYFVQGFLATGLANAKIQCSEKEFIVFSPPSGMNCGQYMEQYITNTGTGYLEDSESTSTCEFCQFSYTNDFLASVNSFYSQRWRNWGIFICYIAFNYMAGIFLYWLARVPKKSSGLKRKIRKNELS
- the ISN1 gene encoding IMP 5'-nucleotidase (similar to Saccharomyces cerevisiae ISN1 (YOR155C); ancestral locus Anc_5.501); this encodes MSSRYRVEYHLKSHRKDEFIEWIKGLLATPFVLHAVSHDEEDTDDLATTQRIKSQYAEILKDVEQLIKNKIEYDLRVENNDSNYLNKSSLGKSRLNLLVPTIGTFFTELPLEKAFLWEDSVKAISSRRMIAPSFNDVRHILNTAQIFHFVKQKKLGPRIGKPLRLVTFDGDVTLYEDGGSLYESNPVIPYIVKLLKANVNVGIVTAAGYDEASAYERRLHGLINYLYNNKELSKEQKCSLTIMGGESNYLFRYYEVDKLNDEVVEEEPVAGIDGNDNINSSDENINDTKLFGFKSIEKDIWSLDIMKVWSENDIQDTLDFAEKTLHTLKKRLNLPSEVPIIRKKRAVGIVPGKRFDKSLQKNIPVKLSREQLEEIVLTLQSTLESYPPSSRIQFSCFDGGSDVWCDIGGKNLGIYSLQKYYDTENPIQPCETLHVGDQFAPMGSANDFKARLAGTTLWIASPQDTVDVLNRLTKD